agtatgcaatgataccttttatatatatatatatatatatatatatatatatatcccagagtattacagtatgcaatgataccttttatatatataaataggttggttactggtttcagttgaggcttggtagtgcttgggaagctaaatccaaataggttatggggggggggagggggggggagaaattgtCATTGAAATCCCCTTCCACCTGAtctctgtggatagttaatacaatgttaaacaaaaatctgcatacAAGTCAAGCCATTCCCACAGGaatcacaaatatatatgtatgtatgtatctatctatgtatgtatgtgcatttggttatctatatatgtgtttttatgttaCTATGCATGTGATTGTGAAGCAAATTTAGTCGTTAGTATTTTACAAAAATTACCatttatatttcaatatattttagTGCAGTACatataacagatttttttttaattttttttttattaaaacactcaCACCTGTTTTCCTTACACTCTATCTGACATATTAATAATGGGTAAAACTTCCTGGATAACTTTATTAGAATTTTGCTCTAAGGACACATTAAATCTCCACAGGGTCCTGTCTTCAGTGAGTGAATCTTGTGGTGTGATATTCTTAGCATGAAAAGAAATAGCCATTTCTCTCGTGACCACAGTTGTTTTTCCTTCTCTCTTCAAAACATTATGGATTGATGTCTGAAAGACTTTTCTGGGGTCTACTAGTAATTTTGTGTTTTTGAAACGTTTTTGAATTTTGAATTTTCGAAGAGTATGAAGAAGGATATTAACCCCAGAAATATTTGTCCACATATTCAATCTAGATTTGTTAGCAGATgggaaaaaaacatgattttcaaaaCGAAAGACGCTGCTCTTTGGATATTTCTTTTGAAGATTCTCCATTAATGACCCCCAATCATGGAGTTTCACTGGAAGAATGATTTCATCAATGTCATTAAGGAAGACAAACTTACTTCTATACATATTCCTGTACAGACAGTCATTTAAAGTGGCTGTTTGTCCATAGTAACCAATCTGATTTTTGGATTTCAAGTTATAACGCCATTCAGTAGATGTTCGTAGGAATTTGTCTATTGGCCAAGGAACGACCTCTAGAATTCCCTCTTCCACGTAATATTGTAAGACTTTGTTCACATTCTCATGACACTTGTTGACATAGAGAGTAACTCTTCCAGCTCCAAGCAGTTTATACATTTCAATGCTCTGGATAGTCTGTAGAACATTATTATAATCTCCGTACATGGTGGAAATGCAGACGGTGAAATTGACAGACAGAGTATGAGGAGGACGGTTTCTGACTTCAAACAATGTAAGCGGAGTTATGTTTGTGGCATTGGGCCAATGGACAGATATGTAATGATAGGAACAGTTTGGAGGCTCAGTACATAACAGGTCAGCCGTCCCATATGGATGTCCAAACATGTCTCTGTGAAGGTCTATCTGAGCTCTGACTGTCACCGAGGAGCTATGGATACAGTGGAACCAACAATAAAGCTCTCTCACTGAATGATGTATAATGGCAAGTACCCGGATACTGGGTGTAGGTCCTCGGGGGTCATAGTACGGAGCCAGGATAAAGGTCTGGTTATCCCCCAGAGCAGTTATTGTGCTGTTTCCAATGTTAGAAGAATTTCTAGGTTTAATTTTCACTTGTTGGTGATAAATATATGAAAGCCATAAAATGGAAACAAGGACATTAATGATGTAGAAATATGTCCTCATGATTCAACCAATGCTCTTGTCTTGGCCACCtgcagaaagaaaagaaaaatgtcaatAAACTTAAAGAAAACCTTATTGTAACCTCTTCTCCAACGCTCACGCTGTAATTGTATTACATGCTGGAAAATGGGAAGCATTATCTCTTATCCCTCGCGAGTGGGATTTAATAACACTGACATTTATATACTTTGTCTTTGAAGAGCAATTGCATTATAGCCTAATTTATCACCTCCCACTCTCCATATCAATGTCATATTTGTACAACTAGTATTCACAAAGGGGCTTGCTCCCTTCCTCCTTAGCCAGTTGCTCAGAGTAGACATACTAACACGAGGGCAGGGTTGCCATCAGAGGAAGACAACCATGATGATTGTCATGAGCCCCTCAGTCCTGTGGGGCCCGGCATCAAATGCTGATGCTTCAGGGTCCTGGCCAGTACTGTGATCATGGACGtccacggggggaggggggcaaggaggagcacttgccccccccccccccctgcatttttcagcttgttctgctaatattcgtgtgagattgaaaatacagtgcaatactgtGTATGAAGAGAGAtagggataggaagctgcatcttatccctgcttctctctgactgaatccgcaggggagcaacacatgcagacagcagagatagcctacatataaggtaagtgagggatggggtcagagatagcctacatataaggtaagtgagggatggggggcagagatagcctacatataaggtaagtgagggatggggggcagagatagcctacatataaggtaagtgagggatggggggcagagatagcctacatataaggtaagtgagggatgggggcagagatagcctacatataaggtaagtgagggatggggggcagagatagcctacatataaggtaagtgagggatgggggcagagatagcctacatataaggtaagtgagggatggggggcagagatagcctacatataaggtaagtgagggatggggggcagagatagcctacatataaggtaagtgagggatggggggcagagatagcctacatataaggtaagtgagggatggggggcagagatagcctacatataaggtaagtgagggatgtggggcagagatagcctacatataaggtaagtgagggatgtggggcagagatagcctacatataaggtaagtgagggatgtggggcagagatagcctacatataaggtaagtgagggatggggggcagagatagcctacatatAAGGTaattgagggatggggggcagagatagcctacatataaggtaagtgagggatggggggcagagatagcctacatataaggtaagtgagggatggggggcagagatagcctacatataaggtaagtgagggatggggggcagagatagcctacatataaggtaagtgagggatgggggcagagatagcctacatataaggtaagtgagggatggggggcagagatagcctacatataaggtaagtgagggatggggggcagagatagcctacatataaggtaagtgagggatgggggcagagatagcctacatataaggtaagtgagggatggggggcagagatagcctacatataaggtaagtgagggatggggggcagagatagcctacatataaggtaagtgagggatggggggcagagatagcctacatcagggcttcccaaacttttatgggccgagacccacttttcaaaatggtaatttttcgggacccacttgcttttaatgcgtattttaaaaagtgaacaccatggcaatccgcttcagaggcatacaattggcacaccatggcaaaccgctttagatgcatacaattggcacaccatggcaatccgctttagatgcatacaattggcatatcatcgcaatcacttttagatgcataaacttggtacatcatggcaatcagcttcagaagcatacaattggcacaccgtggaaatccgctttagatacatacaattggcataccattgcaatcagttttagatgcataaaattggcacatcattgcaatcagttttagaggcatacaattggaacatcatgacagctttaaatacataaacttggcacaccatggcaatcagctttagatgcataaaattggcatatcatggcaatcacttttagatgcataaacttggcacatcatggcaatcagtttcagaagcattcaattggcacaccatggaaaacagtcagatgcataccattggcacaccatggcaatcagctttagatgcatacacttggcatatcatggcaatcacttttagatgcataaacttggcatatcatggcaatcacttttagatgcataaacttggcacatcatggcaatcagcttcagaagcatacaattggcataccattgcaatcacttttagatgcataaaagtggtacatcatggcaatcagttatagaggcatacaattggaacatcatgacagcttcaaatacataaacttggcacatcatggcaatcagcttcagaagcatacaattggcataccattgcaatcacttttagatgcataaaagtgGTACATCATTgcagtcagttttagaggcatacaattggaacatcatgacagctttaaatacataaacttggcacaccatggcaatcagctttagatgcataaacctggcatatcatggcaatcacttttagatgcataaacgtggcacatcatggcaatcagtttcagaagcattcaattggcacaccattgcaaacagtcagatgcataaaattggcacaccatggcaatcagctttagatgcataaaattggcataacatggcagttttagaggcatcattttgatatatcatggcagttttagaggcagaaactttacacatcatggcaatcagttttagagacatacaactgcttactcacagactcagaatcagaaatgttgttgtcctgctctttcatccaggcacctcacattgattatcctagtggtggaactaatgtagagaggaccgtggtgcaagtatgttttctgggcccccatctagtgaaagtgtggccaaaaggtagatctccatctgtcggagaacttcaacaataatatgccagatggagatctaccatttgcatatcattgcagggttatatttgtgagcagtgtttgaatgcatgtttttgtattaagtatatgtgtgcatgtatgagtgtatttgtatgtactgttgctattggaatgtagtggtgtacttgtttgtaatgtttgcatctgaatgcaggggtgtttgtatatgtagtgtaggactttaaatgcaggtgtgctttttgtgtgtagtgttggtgtttgaatgaaggggtgtttgtagatcattttagtgttttaatgcaggggtgtatttgtatgtaatgtttgcgtttgattgcagtgtgtgtgtgtgtgtagtggatgcagtgtgtgtatattgtgtttataaaatatacatatacacaatgtgtgtttcaatgtaagcatggtttttgtatggagtatgtgtgcagtgtatacacacacacagacacacaaatacacacattgacacagcgatacacacaatgacacttagtttcccacacacagatacacagacactcatgtacacagatacacacagacacacaaatacacacacacagtgacacaaaaggacacgcagagacaggaggtgagggtgacggtgtgggagggagtgtgtgtactggtaacagtgtggggggcagtgtgagaaagggttacagtgggtgggcagggggagaaagggttacagtgtgggggggcagggggagaaaaggcgacagtgggggggcagggggagaaaaggttacagtgtggggagaggggcagggagagaaggggttacagtgggggggggtaggcagagaaggggttacagtggggggaggggggcagggagagaaggggttacagtgggggtaggcagagaatgggttacagtgggggagggggcagggagagaaggggttacagtgggggtaggcagagaaggggttacagtgggtagggtaggcagagaaggggttacagtggaggggtaggcagagaaggggttacagtggggagggtaggcagagaaggggttagagtggggggtaggcagagaaggggttacagtggggggagggcaggcagagaaggggttacagggggggagggcaggcagagtaggcgttacagtgggggagggggcaggcagagaaggggttacagtggggggaggggggcaggcagagaaggggttacagtggggggggtaggcagagaaggggttacagtggggggagaggggcagggagagaaggggttacagtgggggggtaggcagagaaggggttacagtggggggaggggggcagggagagaaggggttacagtgggggtaggcagagaatgggttacagtgggggagggggcagggagagaaggggttacagtgggggtaggcagagaaggggttacagtgggtagggtaggcagagaaggggttacagtggaggggtaggcagagaaggggttacagtggggagggtaggcagagaaggggttagagtggggggtaggcagagaaggggttacagtggggggagggcaggcagagaaggggttacagggggggagggcaggcagagtaggcgttacagtgggggagggggcaggcagagaaggggttacagtggggggaggggggcaggcagagaaggggttacagtgggggaggggggcaggcagagaaggggttacagtgggggggaggagggcaggcagagaaggggttacagtgggggcaggggggcaggcagagaaggggttacagtgggggggagggcaggcagagaaggggttacagtggggggagggggcaggcagagaaggggttacagtgggggggaggagggcaggcagagaaggggttacattggggggagggggtcagacagagaaggggttacagtgggggggggggaggagggcaggcagagaagggattACAGGGGGATGGGGGCcaaaaagagaaggggttacattagggggggagggtggcaggcagagaaggggttacaggggggaggggggcagaaagagaaggggttacattggggggagggggtcagacagagaaggggttacagtggggggggaggagggcaggcagagaaggggttacaggggggcagacagagaaggggttacattgggggggaggggggcagaaagagatggggttacattggggggggaggggggcagacagagaaggggttacattgggggggaggggggcaggcagagaaggggttacattgggggggagggcaggcagcgaaggggttacagtggggggaggggggcaggcagagaaggggttacggggggaggggggcagacagagaaggggttacagggggaggagggggcagagaaggggttacagtgggtggggggtagacagagaaggggttacattggggtggggggggcattgtttgggctctgtgccctaccttctttaaacatccctggtggtccagtgtctccctggtggtccggtaggttacctctccggtctgcagctccgccgggtgctgagctgcagacagtgtaataaaagtctcgcgagctccctgagtgttgccatggtaacgctctgggagctcgcgagacttctatcacacggtcttcagctctgcacccggcggagctgcagaccggagctgctggcagactgactggagggagcccggcggcatactgggcaagccaccgggctccctcctggtgtcagtctgcatgcctgactgcccggcggccctggatgtgtgggtcagcgcgacccactggggatcaccctgcgacccaccagtgggtcgcgacccacactttgggaaccgctggcctACAtataaggtaagtgagggatgggggcagagatagcctacatataaggtaagtgagggatggggggcagagatagcctacagatcaggtaagtgagggatggggggagagagagcctacagatcaggtaagtgagggatggggggagagagagcctacagatcaggtaagtgagggatggggggagagagagcctacagatcaggtaagtgagggatggggggagagagagcctacagatcaggtaagtgagggatgggggagagagagcctacagatcaggtaagtgagggatgggggggagagagagcctacagatcagggaagtgaggcatggggggggagagagagactacagatcagggaagtgaggcatgggggggaagagagagactacagatcagggaagtgaggcatgggggggagagagagcctacagatcagggaagtgaggcatggggggtagaCAGCCCATAGCGATGGGGGAGGTAaggtaagagaaggagcagaaaggagaaggaaggagcagaaaggagaaggaatagaaatgagcagaaaggggcagcaaggatctggaagggacagcaaggaccacaacaggtaaagtaggagaaggagcacaaaggaacacaaatgagcaggaagggacagaaggagcaggaagggtctgcaaggagcaggaagggtcaacaaggagaagtaagggtctgcaaagaacaagaagggtcagcaaggagctggaaggtaaagcagcacaaaggtaaagtataaggagcagaaagggtcagcaaggagctgaaaatagcagcaaggagtaggaagggacagaaggagcacaaaggtgaagtaggcgaaggaacagaaatgagcaggaagggtctgcaaggagaaggaaggggccGCAAGGAGTAggaggggtctgcaaggagaaggaagggtctgcaaagagcagaaagggacagaaggagcacaaaggtaaaggagcagaaaggtaaagtaggagaaggagcagaaacgggtagcaaggagcacaaaggaaaagtaggagaaggagcagtaagggtctgcaaggagcagaaagatcagagagagacaggagcagaagggggagcacaataagcagaaagtagcagaaaggtaaaggagcagaaggagccaaggaggagagaagacagtgtcagaagaaaaagaagactgtgtcaaatgaaggagaagaaaaggagattgaagcagtaaggacaagtgaagtgaaccctccaatttattctggacaccacatcataaggctttggtacctgggcctggcagggaaactttagaccttctcatctccccaggttaaaaaaatatcagtgttaatgtgttcacttttatttactgagtgtcaccctggatcagcttctgtcctccaggaccgtgtggggaagacctctcctccaaacaggaacaagctcttaaaagagctaagtgattaaagcccaagggagtatgcagagcatagcaatcccctgtgtgaatatagctgtcccctccaatcacgagacaagactacgtgctGAGGGTCAAGAAGTACTGATGTTTAAtcgcaggtactctgcttttatgcagtgctcccctgcaagggaaacgcccacaggcaattaggtattaaccaatcagataacggttacatcccacagattccctcccctctgcttgggagataattgagtttcttactgtatctactcattTATATCCAAGCTAAAAACGtatactttttatgcatttttataactttcagaTTTTTcatcacacaggaataaaacttatatttttatgacagcacaacttggggaaaaacatattcaaaattcgtacaaatccgttcaggggttccagaaatataaaaaagtctctttggaccgactgcacacctgtttgcatgcccaaaacagttccacagattcaggctgtgcagaCGGTCAATTTCTGCACTGAAaagtaacaaagtcccatccgaaggcggcgttcgaatcgttgaatgcacttcgacttctgtcgaagtgtcgaagtgaaaccggggttgcgtTTCCGTGGTGTTCAATTGTCTactggaggtctattttacacccaaaatgacaatgtcccgttcgaatcttcgaacgggacttagtctccagccgcagtgtcgaagggcaggggaaggtacaggtcagcggtgttcgttctaATGTGTGGCTGATTTCCGTTCCAgtgatttgacggcacacaccgctgaccgtgttcgactgtattaaaatggccgccgccacgtgttcgactgtctaatggcggccacttcgactacttcggcacttcggctgtatctgaAGTGCCATATCGAAGTACCAATCCTTTGTACAAAACAGTTAAAGGCCAGAAACAGcataatataagtccataagccccaactcagttcctaAAAGGGCAatccatcccagggccatagtcgcagggcaggaggctagcaatcagtcttctccaatgcccagtggcaaatggtagTTTGTCACAACTGGGtctgtagctgatggtgaagttgtaAGGTTGCAGGGCTAAGCTCCACTGCAGCAACCTGccattgtctcccgagacccggttaagccagaccaaTGGGTTGTGGTCAATGACTAGTcaaaattcctgtccgtacagATAAGGGTTCAACTTTTTCAGTGCCCAAACCAgagccaaacattctttctccactgccgcataactcacttctcgaggtaacagtttcttgcttaggtatgcgacagggtgctctcctccatcctcccgacttggctcaacacagtccccagtccaaacatgaaaacgtctgtgtggacaagaaaacgtttgttaggaactggggcagccaagacagaggCATTTATAAGTGCTTGCTTGAGTGCTAGAAACGTGgtttcacaagctggagaccacaggacctgcctcggtaaattctttttcgtcaggtcagtcaggggtttggctatATCACTAGGGGGAAAAAAcgtctatagtaccctgcagtccccaaggctagtacctgggtcttagtgtggggtgtgggccagtaaGCTACCGCCTCTACCTTGGCTGtctctggtctctggttcccacaccccactctgtgtcccaggtactgcaccttgtggcgaaaccagcttcgccactgtgaactggagaggcctggctgctagcctcctgcccgctgactatggcccctggacatattgcactttaaagactatatttgggcatgtactaatttatattgctgctactggccctttaaaatcagcaatggacattttgggactactgtccctttaagactgtggagcgtagtacagtaatcctgcctttaatactttcatgtcatgtatgtatttttgtatgcagttaacctgggttatatatgtgtacagcattcatctgattgttcggtagaatcactccattcattgtattgaggaaactaccgaacaaccagaccacccaggactaagtgtgcctccaattaccgtttgcaacaatgttgcaaacgggtaattggcaatcatgtaatgtgttctgtgtcctctgggtggccgccattcaggaaacaaccacgtggcggcggccatcttaaactaccgaacagcggtgttttgccgtcgagtgtctggaactaaaatcggacacttgactaggcaaacaccgctgagacctccatacttccagaaattcgtatggaaactaccgaatgacccgccgttcgg
Above is a genomic segment from Pelobates fuscus isolate aPelFus1 chromosome 6, aPelFus1.pri, whole genome shotgun sequence containing:
- the LOC134615253 gene encoding glycosyltransferase family 92 protein F13G3.3-like encodes the protein MRTYFYIINVLVSILWLSYIYHQQVKIKPRNSSNIGNSTITALGDNQTFILAPYYDPRGPTPSIRVLAIIHHSVRELYCWFHCIHSSSVTVRAQIDLHRDMFGHPYGTADLLCTEPPNCSYHYISVHWPNATNITPLTLFEVRNRPPHTLSVNFTVCISTMYGDYNNVLQTIQSIEMYKLLGAGRVTLYVNKCHENVNKVLQYYVEEGILEVVPWPIDKFLRTSTEWRYNLKSKNQIGYYGQTATLNDCLYRNMYRSKFVFLNDIDEIILPVKLHDWGSLMENLQKKYPKSSVFRFENHVFFPSANKSRLNMWTNISGVNILLHTLRKFKIQKRFKNTKLLVDPRKVFQTSIHNVLKREGKTTVVTREMAISFHAKNITPQDSLTEDRTLWRFNVSLEQNSNKVIQEVLPIINMSDRV